A genome region from Macaca fascicularis isolate 582-1 chromosome 3, T2T-MFA8v1.1 includes the following:
- the LOC102147238 gene encoding uncharacterized protein produces MRGGAGAASPPHRRPPLPGRPAAPSPPPAPARRLHKRRRRGVRSPRPPEPPRPRAALTSAAAAPRLVLRTRAPGSGRSPEQGGVLPRRLCAAARRGRSLARPGAPAADLAAWQPLPPPPRPPQRLSPSARPPAAPPPPRPRPPAGARARRGAGPAQRRRTCARSRVPVCGRQPGLWRLASRPPAADGRWAGEAGARPELRDRSWAAPERGAGARDRPGVAAPPARAPLRRPCPPSCPPLGARLLRFGDGVSVSPRLERGGPILAHCSLGLPSSRDPAASASLVAGTAGAPRPAIGVCVLRRWRLAVLPRLPAPGPTRSSLQRAPPRQAPAEPPLLPPLPELSGTRGARPALGQGWGPAGVAAVPLAPSPRLSSSL; encoded by the coding sequence ATGCGAGGCGGTGCCGGGGCAGCCTCGCCTCCCCATAGGCGCCCTCCACTCCCGGGACGGCCCGCAGCCCCGTCCCCGCCGCCAGCCCCTGCCCGGCGCTTACATAAACGCCGCCGCCGCGGGGTCCGGAGCCCGCGCCCGCCCGAGCCGCCGCGGCCCCGCGCCGCCCTCACCTCAGCCGCAGCCGCGCCGCGCCTGGTCCTCCGCACGCGCGCCCCAGGCTCCGGCCGCAGTCCCGAGCAGGGCGGCGTTCTGCCTCGTCGGCTGTGCGCAGCGGCGCGGCGTGGCCGTAGCCTCGCGCGGCCCGGAGCCCCGGCCGCCGATCTGGCCGCTTGgcagccgctgccgccgccgccacgGCCGCCTCAGcgcctcagcccctcagcccGGCCGCCGGCGgctccgccccctccccgcccccgcccgcccGCCGGGGCGCGAGCACGCCGAGGGGCGGGGCCGGCGCAGCGACGCCGGACGTGCGCGCGCTCGCGCGTCCCTGTCTGTGGTAGGCAGCCGGGGCTGTGGCGTCTCGCCTCGCGACCACCTGCGGCGGACGGGCGCTGGGCCGGTGAGGCTGGAGCGCGGCCGGAGCTGAGAGACCGCAGCTGGGCGGCACCGGAGCGTGGGGCGGGGGCGCGGGACCGGCCTGGCGTCGCGGCGCCGCCCGCCCGAGCACCGCTGAGGAGACCCTGCCCGCCTTCGTGTCCTCCTCTGGGTGCGCGGCTGCTGCGTTTTGGGGACGGGGTCtccgtgtcgcccaggctggagcgcggtggcccgatcttggctcactgcagcctcggcctcccgagctCACGCGatcctgccgcctcagcctccctggtagctgggaccgcaggcgccCCGCGCCCGGCGATTGGCGTTTGCGTTTTGCGGAGGTGGCGTCTCgcggtgttgcccaggctcccgGCTCCCGGGCCCACGCGCTCCTCCCTGCAGCGGGCGCCGCCCCGCCAGGCCCCCGCCGAGCCGCCCCTGCTTCCCCCGCTCCCAGAGTTGTCTGGGACGCGCGGGGCCCGCCCCGCATTGGGTCAGGGCTGGGGGCCGGCGGGGGTCGCGGCTGTCCCGCTGGCTCCCTCTCCCCGCCTGTCATCCTCACTGTAG